A DNA window from bacterium contains the following coding sequences:
- a CDS encoding molybdopterin-dependent oxidoreductase, translated as MRGKGGLRRFSWDEVREILSAANIRTVMKHGPDRDIAGFSPIPAMSMVSCAFGRAGASCN; from the coding sequence CTGCGCGGCAAGGGCGGCCTGCGCAGATTCAGTTGGGATGAAGTTCGCGAAATTCTTTCCGCCGCAAACATTCGCACCGTAATGAAGCACGGCCCCGATCGTGACATCGCGGGGTTCTCGCCGATTCCTGCGATGTCCATGGTGAGTTGCGCGTTTGGGCGCGCAGGCGCTTCATGCAACTGA